The following are encoded in a window of Parambassis ranga chromosome 15, fParRan2.1, whole genome shotgun sequence genomic DNA:
- the rgs17 gene encoding regulator of G-protein signaling 17 isoform X2, with protein sequence MPRSVSGVEMRKRQAAHIEAPPQAPGQPRPNTCCLCWCGCCKCLWNEDRMERSERQTCTKMDSIEAAEEQHPSLDEVLSWARSFEMMLRSLEGREVFREFLRSEYSEDNLLFWLACEELKKETNPSVVDEKARIIYEDYVSILSPKEVSLDSRVREGINQSLAEPSNLMYEEAQLQIYTLMHRDSFPRFLNSSVYRDLLASRRRTCLDT encoded by the exons ATG CCCCGGAGTGTGAGTGGAGTGGAGATGAGAAAAAGGCAGGCGGCTCACATCGAGGCCCCACCCCAGGCCCCCGGACAGCCCCGACCCAAcacctgctgcctctgctggtgCGGCTGCTGCAAGTGTCTCTG GAATGAGGACAGGATGGAGAGGAGTGAACGACAGACCTGCACCAAGATGGACAGTATTGAAGCTGCAGAAGAACA ACACCCCAGTCTGGACGAGGTGCTGTCATGGGCACGGAGCTTTGAGATGATGCTGCGCTCGTTAGAAGGTCGGGAGGTCTTCCGGGAGTTCCTGCGCTCTGAGTACAGCGAGGACAACCTGCTTTTCTGGTTGGCCTGCGAAGAGCTGAAAAAGGAGACAAATCCATCGGTGGTGGACGAGAAGGCCAGGATCATATACGAAGATTACGTGTCCATATTATCGCCCAAAGAG GTGAGTCTGGATTCGCGAGTTAGAGAAGGAATAAATCAGAGCCTGGCGGAGCCCAGCAACCTGATGTATGAAGAGGCCCAGCTTCAAATCTACACCCTGATGCACCGCGACTCCTTTCCCCGTTTCCTCAACTCCTCCGTTTACAGAGACCTCCTGGCCAGCAGGAGGCGCACCTGCCTCGACACCTAG
- the rgs17 gene encoding regulator of G-protein signaling 17 isoform X1, whose translation MTLEPRSVSGVEMRKRQAAHIEAPPQAPGQPRPNTCCLCWCGCCKCLWNEDRMERSERQTCTKMDSIEAAEEQHPSLDEVLSWARSFEMMLRSLEGREVFREFLRSEYSEDNLLFWLACEELKKETNPSVVDEKARIIYEDYVSILSPKEVSLDSRVREGINQSLAEPSNLMYEEAQLQIYTLMHRDSFPRFLNSSVYRDLLASRRRTCLDT comes from the exons ATGACTTTAGAG CCCCGGAGTGTGAGTGGAGTGGAGATGAGAAAAAGGCAGGCGGCTCACATCGAGGCCCCACCCCAGGCCCCCGGACAGCCCCGACCCAAcacctgctgcctctgctggtgCGGCTGCTGCAAGTGTCTCTG GAATGAGGACAGGATGGAGAGGAGTGAACGACAGACCTGCACCAAGATGGACAGTATTGAAGCTGCAGAAGAACA ACACCCCAGTCTGGACGAGGTGCTGTCATGGGCACGGAGCTTTGAGATGATGCTGCGCTCGTTAGAAGGTCGGGAGGTCTTCCGGGAGTTCCTGCGCTCTGAGTACAGCGAGGACAACCTGCTTTTCTGGTTGGCCTGCGAAGAGCTGAAAAAGGAGACAAATCCATCGGTGGTGGACGAGAAGGCCAGGATCATATACGAAGATTACGTGTCCATATTATCGCCCAAAGAG GTGAGTCTGGATTCGCGAGTTAGAGAAGGAATAAATCAGAGCCTGGCGGAGCCCAGCAACCTGATGTATGAAGAGGCCCAGCTTCAAATCTACACCCTGATGCACCGCGACTCCTTTCCCCGTTTCCTCAACTCCTCCGTTTACAGAGACCTCCTGGCCAGCAGGAGGCGCACCTGCCTCGACACCTAG